The Desulfovibrio porci genome contains a region encoding:
- the gyrA gene encoding DNA gyrase subunit A, with the protein MSEVQDGQHPQINIEKELRQSYLEYSLSVIIGRAIPDARDGLKPVHRRIMFAQYELANNYNRPHKKSARIVGDVIGKYHPHGDSAVYDALVRMAQEFSMRDPLVDGQGNFGSIDGDSAAAMRYTEVRMSRLAQEFLGDLDKNTVDFRPNYDNTLQEPSVMPTKVPNLLLNGSSGIAVGMATNIPPHNLGELCDALQLLLDNPQCSVDDLMEYVKGPDFPTSGFVYAGKGLYDAYHTGRGTVKVRGRVEIEERKKGLQAIVIREIPYGLNKSSLVEKIAALVNDRKIDGIADLRDESDRKGIRVVIDLKRGVIPDIVVNALYKFTPLETSFGINMLAVLDNRPALLNLKTALSCFVDHRREVVIRRTRYDLEKAEARAHILEGLRIAIDHIDEVVALIRASANPDEARQGLMATFELSEIQARAILDMRLQRLTGLQREELLAEYKDLLQKIEFYKSVLDNAEVLRNEMKREIREIRETFATPRRTEVLTEALTGIDIEDLIPDEEVVITLSRRGYMKRTNLENYQQQKRGGKGIAALHTSDDDYVQEFLTTTNHQYLCLFTNKGRMHQLKVHQVPEGSRTAKGVHINNLLPLEEGEWVTTVLALREFAEDKYFLFVTRRGMVKRSSASLYARCRKTGLMAVGLREDDELVVVRPIREDNHIVLATADGFAIRFSCGDIRPMGRVATGVKGIALRRQDSVVAGVILKDVDQTTEIMSISANGYGKRTRVDLYRLQSRGGKGIINFKVTGKTGPVVGAMPVRDNDGLILLTSSNKIVRIGVDEVRSKGRATMGVMLVRLDEGGRVVGFDRVDEGGQTGRDLSVELDAEEDAPSTGVSGPDSANSANSADETDQDGDA; encoded by the coding sequence GTGTCTGAAGTGCAAGACGGACAGCATCCGCAAATCAACATAGAAAAAGAACTCCGCCAGTCCTATCTGGAGTATTCCCTTTCGGTCATCATCGGGCGCGCCATTCCGGACGCCCGCGACGGCCTGAAGCCCGTGCACCGGCGGATCATGTTCGCCCAGTACGAACTGGCCAACAATTACAACCGGCCGCACAAGAAATCCGCGCGCATCGTCGGTGACGTCATCGGTAAGTATCACCCGCACGGCGATTCGGCGGTCTATGACGCCCTGGTGCGCATGGCGCAGGAATTTTCCATGCGCGATCCCCTGGTGGACGGCCAGGGCAACTTCGGTTCCATCGACGGCGACTCGGCGGCGGCCATGCGTTACACGGAAGTGCGCATGTCCCGGCTGGCCCAGGAATTTCTGGGCGACCTGGACAAGAATACCGTGGATTTCCGGCCCAACTACGACAATACCCTGCAGGAACCCTCGGTGATGCCCACCAAGGTGCCCAACCTGCTGCTCAACGGCTCTTCGGGCATTGCCGTGGGTATGGCCACCAACATTCCGCCGCACAATCTGGGCGAACTCTGCGACGCGCTCCAACTGCTGCTGGACAATCCCCAGTGCAGCGTGGACGACCTCATGGAATACGTGAAGGGGCCGGATTTTCCCACTTCCGGTTTCGTCTACGCGGGCAAAGGTCTGTACGACGCCTACCATACGGGCCGCGGCACGGTGAAAGTGCGCGGCCGGGTGGAAATTGAAGAGCGCAAAAAAGGCCTTCAGGCCATCGTCATCAGGGAAATTCCTTACGGCCTGAACAAATCCAGCCTGGTGGAAAAAATCGCGGCCCTGGTCAATGACCGCAAAATCGACGGCATTGCGGATTTGCGCGATGAATCGGACCGCAAGGGCATCCGCGTGGTCATTGACCTCAAACGCGGGGTGATTCCGGACATTGTGGTCAATGCCCTGTACAAATTCACGCCCCTGGAAACCAGCTTCGGCATCAATATGCTGGCCGTGTTGGATAACAGACCGGCCCTGCTCAATCTCAAGACCGCCTTGTCCTGCTTTGTGGACCACCGGCGCGAGGTGGTCATCCGCCGAACCCGTTATGACCTGGAAAAGGCCGAGGCCAGGGCCCATATTCTGGAAGGCCTGCGCATCGCCATCGACCACATCGACGAGGTGGTGGCCCTGATCCGCGCGTCGGCCAATCCGGACGAAGCCCGCCAGGGCCTTATGGCGACCTTTGAACTGTCCGAAATTCAGGCCCGGGCCATTCTGGACATGCGCCTGCAACGTCTCACCGGTCTGCAGCGCGAGGAATTGCTGGCCGAGTACAAGGATCTTTTGCAGAAAATTGAATTCTACAAGTCCGTGCTGGACAATGCAGAAGTGCTGCGCAACGAGATGAAGCGCGAGATCCGCGAGATCCGCGAAACCTTCGCCACGCCCCGGCGCACGGAAGTGCTCACCGAGGCCCTGACCGGCATCGACATCGAGGATCTTATTCCGGACGAGGAAGTGGTTATCACTTTGTCCCGCCGCGGCTACATGAAGCGCACCAATCTGGAAAACTACCAGCAGCAGAAGCGCGGGGGCAAGGGTATTGCGGCCCTGCACACCTCGGACGACGATTATGTGCAGGAATTCCTGACCACCACCAATCATCAATATCTCTGCCTGTTCACCAACAAGGGCCGCATGCACCAGCTCAAGGTGCACCAGGTGCCCGAAGGCAGCCGCACGGCCAAGGGCGTGCACATCAACAACCTGCTGCCCCTGGAAGAGGGCGAATGGGTCACCACGGTGCTGGCCCTGCGCGAGTTCGCCGAGGACAAGTATTTCCTCTTCGTGACCCGGCGCGGCATGGTCAAGCGCTCCTCGGCCTCGCTTTACGCCCGTTGCCGCAAGACCGGGCTGATGGCCGTGGGTCTGCGCGAGGACGACGAACTGGTGGTGGTGCGGCCCATCCGCGAGGACAACCACATTGTGCTGGCCACGGCGGACGGCTTCGCCATCCGCTTCTCCTGCGGGGATATCCGGCCCATGGGCCGGGTGGCCACGGGCGTCAAGGGCATTGCCCTGCGCCGCCAGGACAGCGTGGTGGCCGGGGTGATTCTCAAGGATGTGGACCAGACCACGGAAATCATGTCCATTTCGGCCAACGGCTACGGCAAGCGCACCAGGGTGGATCTCTACCGTTTGCAGTCGCGCGGCGGCAAGGGCATCATCAACTTCAAGGTCACGGGCAAGACCGGCCCGGTGGTGGGCGCCATGCCCGTGCGGGACAACGACGGCCTGATTCTGCTGACGTCGTCCAACAAGATCGTACGTATCGGCGTGGATGAAGTGCGCAGCAAGGGCCGAGCCACCATGGGCGTGATGCTGGTGCGCCTAGACGAAGGCGGGCGCGTGGTGGGCTTTGACCGCGTGGACGAGGGCGGCCAGACCGGCCGCGACCTCAGCGTGGAGCTGGATGCGGAGGAAGACGCGCCGTCCACTGGCGTTTCCGGTCCCGATTCCGCAAATTCCGCAAATTCCGCTGACGAGACGGATCAGGACGGTGATGCCTAA
- a CDS encoding tetratricopeptide repeat protein: protein MPKVPFVLLPTALVLWACLAVGCEQNALLADDLSAARTAVAERNWPLAERLLERCLREEQSPDKRWEAWQQLLTVVNSANPEARATLDYLEAMLAEYADDDARVKLVLERMGRLNESLRRYERAADAWSAYIGLAGLTPRETVEGYRHLASVQFSQRRFEAGEETLQQCLALPLRDHDKMMCMYDLADQNMARERWQEVADLCQQILDSGPDKELRGLSGYLLGDALEQLGKGAEALKQFELARDEYPNPSVMDNRIAHLRNKLKKQAK from the coding sequence ATGCCTAAGGTTCCGTTCGTCCTTCTGCCGACGGCACTGGTCCTCTGGGCCTGTCTGGCCGTCGGCTGCGAACAGAACGCGCTACTGGCGGACGACCTCAGCGCGGCGCGTACGGCGGTGGCCGAACGCAACTGGCCCTTGGCCGAGCGCCTGCTGGAACGCTGTCTGCGTGAAGAGCAGAGCCCGGACAAGCGCTGGGAGGCCTGGCAGCAATTGCTGACCGTGGTCAATTCCGCCAATCCGGAAGCCCGCGCCACCCTGGATTACCTGGAAGCCATGCTGGCGGAATACGCGGACGACGACGCCCGCGTCAAACTGGTTCTGGAGCGCATGGGCCGCCTCAACGAAAGCCTGCGGCGCTATGAGCGGGCGGCGGACGCCTGGAGCGCCTATATCGGCCTGGCGGGCCTGACGCCGCGGGAAACCGTGGAAGGCTACCGCCATTTGGCCTCCGTGCAGTTCAGCCAGCGGCGTTTTGAGGCGGGCGAGGAAACCCTTCAGCAATGTCTGGCGCTGCCTCTGCGGGACCATGACAAGATGATGTGCATGTATGATCTGGCGGATCAGAATATGGCCCGCGAACGCTGGCAGGAAGTGGCGGACCTCTGCCAGCAGATTCTGGACAGCGGGCCGGACAAGGAGCTGCGGGGTCTGAGCGGCTATCTGCTGGGCGACGCCCTGGAACAACTGGGCAAGGGCGCGGAAGCCCTCAAACAATTTGAACTGGCGCGCGACGAATATCCCAATCCGTCGGTCATGGACAATCGCATTGCGCATTTGCGCAATAAACTGAAGAAGCAGGCGAAATAA
- the purF gene encoding amidophosphoribosyltransferase: MIRHECGLFGIYEHDDAARLAYFGLYAQQHRGQESAGIVTQDTDGVHEHKGMGLVPDVFTETSLRSLTGRTAVGHVRYSTTGRSSSCNAQPFLAHYKGRDIALAHNGNLVNAGELREELENEGAIFSTGNDTEVFMHLLVRALRRHNLPEAVREACSRVRGAYCLLVLAGSTLVAVRDPFGFHPLALGRLDGRPVFASETCAFDLLEAEYERSVEPGEMVIVDAEGERSEQLRGPLPEKPRQCIFELVYFARPDSYVFNEQVYLCRKQMGWQLAHESTPDVDFVLPFPDSGVYSAVGFAQCAELPYEHAMIRNHYVGRTFIQPTQSMRNFGVRVKINPVRAMIEGKRICIVDDSIVRGTTMITRVKKLRELGAKEVHIRISCPPVKYPCHYGIDFSSRGELIAAQCSLPEIVSRLDVDSLHYLSIDGLLRSVMHSDSYCLACFTGEYPVPCEECGKYRLEGVCGAR; the protein is encoded by the coding sequence ATGATTCGGCATGAATGTGGCCTTTTCGGCATTTATGAGCATGATGACGCGGCCCGTCTGGCGTATTTCGGCCTGTACGCTCAGCAGCACCGGGGCCAGGAAAGCGCGGGCATCGTCACCCAGGACACGGACGGCGTGCATGAGCACAAGGGCATGGGTCTGGTGCCCGACGTTTTTACGGAAACCAGCCTGCGCTCTCTCACCGGCCGCACTGCGGTGGGCCACGTGCGCTATTCCACCACGGGCCGCTCCTCCAGTTGCAACGCCCAGCCCTTCTTGGCCCATTACAAGGGCCGGGACATCGCCCTGGCCCACAACGGCAATCTGGTCAATGCCGGAGAATTGCGCGAAGAGCTGGAAAATGAGGGGGCCATCTTTTCCACCGGCAACGACACGGAAGTTTTCATGCATCTGCTGGTGCGGGCCCTGCGTCGGCATAATCTGCCCGAGGCCGTGCGCGAAGCCTGCTCCCGGGTGCGCGGGGCCTATTGCCTGCTGGTGCTGGCCGGTTCGACCCTGGTCGCCGTGCGCGATCCTTTCGGCTTCCATCCCCTGGCTCTGGGCCGTCTGGACGGCAGGCCGGTCTTCGCCTCAGAAACCTGCGCGTTCGATCTGCTGGAAGCCGAGTACGAGCGCTCGGTGGAGCCCGGCGAGATGGTCATTGTGGACGCTGAAGGCGAGCGTAGCGAGCAGTTGCGCGGGCCGCTGCCCGAGAAACCGCGCCAGTGCATCTTTGAACTGGTGTATTTCGCCCGGCCCGATTCCTATGTCTTCAACGAGCAGGTCTATCTCTGCCGCAAGCAGATGGGCTGGCAACTGGCCCACGAATCCACGCCGGACGTGGATTTTGTGCTGCCCTTTCCGGATTCCGGGGTCTATTCGGCTGTGGGCTTCGCCCAGTGCGCGGAACTGCCCTATGAACACGCCATGATCCGCAACCACTATGTGGGGCGCACCTTCATCCAGCCCACGCAGAGCATGCGCAATTTCGGCGTGCGGGTAAAGATCAATCCGGTGCGGGCCATGATCGAGGGCAAGAGGATCTGCATTGTGGACGACTCCATCGTGCGCGGCACCACCATGATCACCCGCGTGAAAAAGCTGCGTGAACTGGGGGCCAAAGAAGTGCATATCCGGATTTCCTGTCCGCCGGTCAAATATCCCTGCCATTACGGCATTGATTTTTCCTCGCGCGGCGAACTCATCGCGGCCCAGTGCAGCCTGCCGGAAATCGTCAGTCGCCTGGACGTGGATTCCCTGCATTATCTGAGCATCGACGGCCTGCTGCGCTCGGTTATGCATTCGGACAGCTATTGTCTGGCCTGTTTCACCGGCGAATACCCCGTGCCCTGCGAGGAGTGCGGGAAGTATCGGCTGGAAGGGGTCTGCGGCGCCCGATAG
- the hisS gene encoding histidine--tRNA ligase — MSIARIKGFADMFPPQSDNFTRMENCARDIFGRYGFVELRTPLLEFTELFQRSIGEETDVVQKEMYTFPDRKGRSLTLRPEATAGVMRAYIEAGLANRESVSRLFTTGPMFRYERPQKGRMRQFHQINCECLGSQSPLADAELIIMLMRFLRALGLGELTLKLNSLGCAECRPRFKEALLEYLQGVDRNALCPDCARRVESNPLRVLDCKQPGCRALTDNAPKLLDYNCPECKAHFETVLAMLRAEDLPLELDHRLVRGLDYYCRTTFEVVSGSIGAQSAVAGGGRYDGLIKSLGGPDVPGVGFACGMERLALLLGDGAEQRPDFYLLGMEEAGRAQAFALAQKLRAAGLRGEMNFSAGGFKSLMRQAGKSGARYCLIIGPDEAAKDDVSIKHLDSGEQRSLPQADAILYLQTGTAND; from the coding sequence ATGAGCATTGCACGCATCAAGGGTTTTGCGGACATGTTTCCGCCCCAGAGCGACAATTTCACCCGTATGGAAAACTGCGCGCGGGATATTTTCGGCCGCTACGGTTTTGTGGAATTGCGTACGCCGCTCCTGGAATTTACCGAACTCTTCCAGCGCTCCATCGGTGAAGAAACCGACGTTGTGCAGAAAGAGATGTACACATTTCCGGACCGCAAGGGGCGTTCCCTGACCTTGCGCCCCGAAGCCACGGCCGGGGTCATGCGCGCCTATATCGAAGCGGGCCTGGCCAACCGCGAGTCGGTCAGCCGTCTTTTCACCACCGGCCCCATGTTCCGTTACGAGCGACCCCAGAAGGGCCGCATGCGCCAGTTCCATCAGATCAACTGTGAATGCCTGGGGTCGCAAAGCCCTCTGGCCGATGCGGAACTGATCATCATGCTGATGCGTTTTCTGCGCGCCCTGGGCCTTGGGGAACTGACCCTCAAGCTCAACTCCCTGGGCTGCGCGGAATGCCGTCCGCGCTTCAAGGAAGCCTTGCTGGAGTATCTGCAAGGGGTGGACCGCAATGCGCTTTGCCCGGACTGCGCCCGCCGCGTGGAGAGCAATCCGTTGCGCGTGCTGGACTGCAAGCAGCCCGGCTGTCGCGCCCTGACCGACAATGCGCCCAAACTGCTGGACTATAATTGCCCTGAGTGCAAGGCCCATTTTGAAACCGTGCTGGCCATGCTGCGCGCTGAAGATCTGCCGCTGGAGCTGGATCACCGCCTGGTGCGCGGGCTGGACTACTATTGCCGGACCACCTTTGAGGTGGTAAGCGGGAGCATCGGCGCGCAATCTGCGGTGGCCGGCGGCGGCCGCTATGACGGTCTGATCAAGAGCCTTGGCGGACCGGATGTGCCCGGCGTGGGCTTTGCCTGCGGCATGGAGCGCCTGGCCTTGCTTCTGGGCGACGGCGCGGAACAGCGGCCCGATTTTTATCTGCTGGGCATGGAAGAGGCCGGTCGCGCGCAGGCCTTTGCCCTGGCCCAGAAACTGCGCGCCGCCGGATTGCGCGGAGAAATGAATTTCAGCGCGGGCGGCTTCAAAAGCCTGATGCGCCAGGCGGGCAAATCCGGCGCGCGCTACTGCCTGATTATCGGACCGGACGAAGCGGCCAAGGACGACGTGAGCATCAAACATCTGGACAGCGGCGAGCAGCGCAGCCTGCCGCAGGCCGACGCAATCCTTTATCTGCAAACGGGAACAGCCAATGACTGA
- the aspS gene encoding aspartate--tRNA ligase, protein MTEQTQDIQQEHQKFIEDLGDWQRSHTCGQLTLADDTAEVCLMGWVQYRRDHGGLIFVDLRDRDGLTQVVFSPDIAPAAHENAHILRSEYVLAVKGKVRPRPEGMVNSTMVTGEIEVVAYEWKLLNTSKTPPFPIEDRCDAGENLRLAWRYLDLRRPRMQENLRLRHKVAQTIRRYLDEGGFVEVETPVLTKSTPEGARDFLVPSRLNPGEFYALPQSPQLFKQMLMVSGLDRYFQIVRCFRDEDLRADRQPEFTQVDIEMSFVDEEKVMSMAEGLMARVFKEVMGRELSLPFPRMRWDEAMERYGVDKPDTRFGLELKDITEIVRGSGFKLFAQARLVKGMKVPGGESLTRKEIDAFTEFVKIYGAQGLAWIKIKADEWQSPIAKFLSDEERKGIAEALDLQVGDIVFFQAGEPDMVNAALGNLRVHLAGQLKLIPENSFNFLWVTDFPLYEYDQEEKRFVACHHPFTSPASGHLELMSSDPAKARARAYDMVLNGNEVGGGSIRIHSGDVQRRMFEALGFTPEQAEAQFGFLIQALEQGAPPHGGLAFGLDRLVMLLAGASSIRDVIAFPKTQKATCLLTEAPAPVAAKQLRELGLRLREQPAKEGEAKQGGGVAQA, encoded by the coding sequence ATGACTGAGCAAACGCAGGACATACAGCAGGAACATCAGAAATTTATTGAAGACTTGGGCGACTGGCAGCGCAGTCACACCTGCGGTCAGCTGACCCTGGCCGACGACACGGCCGAGGTCTGCCTGATGGGCTGGGTGCAGTACCGGCGCGACCACGGCGGCCTGATTTTTGTGGACCTGCGCGACCGCGACGGTTTGACCCAGGTGGTTTTCAGTCCTGATATCGCCCCGGCGGCCCATGAAAACGCGCATATCCTGCGTTCCGAATACGTGCTGGCCGTCAAGGGCAAGGTGCGTCCCCGGCCCGAGGGTATGGTCAACAGCACAATGGTCACCGGTGAAATCGAAGTGGTGGCCTATGAGTGGAAGCTGCTGAACACCTCCAAGACGCCGCCTTTTCCCATTGAGGATCGTTGCGATGCGGGCGAGAACCTGCGCCTGGCCTGGCGCTATCTGGATCTGCGCCGTCCGCGCATGCAGGAAAATCTGCGCCTGCGGCACAAGGTGGCCCAGACCATCCGTCGCTATCTGGACGAGGGCGGCTTTGTGGAAGTGGAAACTCCGGTGCTGACCAAGTCCACGCCCGAAGGGGCGCGCGATTTTCTGGTGCCCAGCCGTTTGAACCCCGGCGAATTTTACGCCCTGCCGCAGTCTCCGCAGCTTTTCAAGCAGATGCTGATGGTTTCCGGTCTGGACCGGTATTTCCAGATCGTGCGCTGTTTCCGCGACGAGGATTTGCGCGCTGACCGCCAGCCCGAGTTCACCCAGGTGGATATTGAAATGAGCTTTGTGGACGAGGAAAAGGTCATGTCCATGGCCGAAGGCCTCATGGCCCGCGTCTTCAAGGAAGTCATGGGCAGGGAGCTCAGCCTTCCGTTCCCGCGCATGCGCTGGGATGAAGCCATGGAGCGTTACGGCGTGGACAAGCCGGATACGCGTTTCGGCCTGGAACTCAAGGATATCACCGAGATTGTGCGCGGTTCGGGCTTCAAGCTCTTCGCTCAGGCCAGACTGGTCAAGGGCATGAAGGTGCCGGGCGGCGAATCCTTGACCCGCAAGGAAATTGACGCCTTCACCGAATTTGTGAAGATTTACGGCGCGCAGGGCCTGGCCTGGATCAAGATCAAGGCCGACGAATGGCAGTCACCCATCGCCAAGTTTTTGTCCGATGAGGAACGCAAGGGCATTGCGGAAGCCCTTGATCTTCAGGTGGGCGACATCGTCTTTTTCCAGGCCGGCGAACCGGATATGGTCAACGCGGCTCTGGGCAATTTGCGCGTGCATCTGGCCGGGCAGCTCAAACTTATTCCGGAAAACAGCTTTAACTTTCTCTGGGTCACGGATTTTCCCCTCTATGAGTACGACCAGGAGGAAAAGCGCTTTGTGGCCTGCCACCATCCCTTCACCTCGCCCGCGTCCGGCCATCTGGAACTGATGAGCAGCGATCCGGCCAAGGCCCGTGCCCGCGCCTACGATATGGTGCTCAACGGCAATGAAGTGGGCGGCGGTTCCATCCGCATCCATTCCGGCGACGTGCAGCGGCGGATGTTTGAAGCGCTTGGCTTTACGCCGGAGCAGGCAGAGGCGCAGTTCGGCTTCCTGATCCAGGCGCTGGAGCAGGGCGCGCCGCCGCACGGCGGGCTGGCTTTCGGCCTGGACCGTCTGGTCATGCTGCTGGCCGGGGCGTCCAGCATCCGCGACGTTATCGCCTTCCCCAAAACCCAGAAGGCCACCTGCCTGCTGACCGAGGCTCCGGCCCCGGTGGCGGCCAAGCAGCTGCGTGAACTGGGCCTGCGCCTGCGTGAGCAGCCCGCCAAGGAAGGCGAGGCCAAACAGGGCGGCGGCGTGGCTCAGGCCTAA
- the def gene encoding peptide deformylase: MILDIVTYPDPRLKQPCEPVAEVTDEIRRLAADMLETMYAAPGVGLAAPQVGRNIRMLVMDPAGKDEEKQPRVLINPVLELSGEDVVSELEGCLSVPLNYRADVIRKSRVLLKAMDLDGNSIAEELEGFPAIVVQHEADHLDGVLFIDRISRLRRTLYDSKVKKWLKRKNAA, translated from the coding sequence ATGATTCTTGATATTGTGACCTATCCCGACCCGCGCCTGAAGCAGCCGTGCGAGCCTGTGGCGGAAGTGACGGACGAGATCCGCCGTCTGGCCGCCGACATGCTGGAAACCATGTACGCCGCGCCCGGCGTGGGTCTGGCCGCGCCGCAGGTGGGCCGCAATATACGCATGCTGGTCATGGACCCGGCGGGCAAGGATGAGGAAAAGCAGCCCCGCGTGCTGATCAATCCCGTGCTGGAGCTTTCCGGCGAGGATGTGGTCAGCGAGTTGGAGGGCTGCCTGTCCGTGCCCCTGAATTACCGTGCGGACGTGATCCGCAAGAGCCGCGTTCTGCTCAAGGCCATGGACCTCGACGGGAACAGCATTGCGGAAGAACTGGAGGGTTTTCCGGCCATTGTTGTCCAGCACGAAGCCGACCATCTGGACGGCGTGCTGTTCATTGACAGGATCAGCCGTCTGCGGCGCACGCTGTATGACAGCAAGGTAAAAAAATGGCTCAAGCGCAAAAATGCCGCCTAG
- the fmt gene encoding methionyl-tRNA formyltransferase — translation MAQAQKCRLVFMGTPDFAAVILKALAQWPRGEIVAVYTQPDRPAGRGHKLTPSPVKRLAQELDLPVLQPQSLKNAEAQAELSALQADVLVVAAYGLILPDAVLAAPRLAPINVHASLLPRYRGAAPIQRAIMENWGPAAQSGVAIMRVASRLDAGPVYADAALPIGEHTAGSLHDALAHLGADLLVRVLNDLLDGRAVAREQDESRADYAAKISKEDGYIDWERPAAEVHARIRGVTPWPGAHAAFALTGEAEALHLLLAPGEVGESAEDANPGDVRHDARGLSVACGDCWYRLSLVRPQGRKDMPVRDFINGRLRGLPEGICGRALRLG, via the coding sequence ATGGCTCAAGCGCAAAAATGCCGCCTAGTCTTCATGGGCACGCCGGATTTCGCGGCGGTGATCCTCAAGGCGCTTGCGCAATGGCCGCGCGGCGAGATTGTTGCGGTCTATACCCAGCCGGACCGTCCCGCCGGGCGCGGCCATAAGCTGACGCCCTCTCCGGTCAAGCGGCTGGCGCAGGAACTGGACCTGCCGGTGCTGCAGCCGCAGAGCCTGAAAAACGCCGAGGCTCAGGCGGAACTGTCCGCTCTGCAGGCGGACGTGCTGGTCGTGGCCGCGTATGGTCTGATTTTGCCGGACGCCGTGCTGGCTGCGCCGCGTCTGGCCCCGATCAACGTGCATGCCTCGCTTTTGCCGCGTTATCGCGGCGCCGCGCCCATTCAGCGCGCGATCATGGAAAATTGGGGACCTGCCGCGCAAAGCGGGGTCGCCATCATGCGGGTGGCCAGCCGTCTGGACGCCGGACCGGTCTATGCCGACGCTGCCCTGCCCATTGGCGAGCACACGGCGGGCAGCCTGCATGACGCCCTGGCTCATCTGGGCGCTGATCTGCTGGTCCGCGTGTTGAATGATCTGCTGGACGGTCGGGCCGTGGCGCGTGAGCAGGACGAAAGCCGTGCCGATTATGCGGCCAAGATCAGCAAGGAAGACGGCTACATAGACTGGGAGCGCCCGGCGGCGGAAGTGCATGCCCGCATCCGTGGCGTGACGCCCTGGCCCGGCGCGCACGCCGCCTTTGCCCTGACGGGCGAGGCGGAAGCGCTGCACCTTCTGCTTGCGCCCGGCGAAGTGGGGGAAAGCGCAGAAGACGCGAACCCCGGCGACGTGCGGCACGATGCCCGCGGATTGAGCGTGGCCTGCGGCGATTGCTGGTACCGGCTTTCCCTTGTGCGTCCGCAAGGCCGCAAGGATATGCCGGTGCGCGATTTCATCAACGGACGTTTGCGCGGCCTGCCCGAGGGCATCTGCGGGCGCGCCCTGCGTCTTGGCTGA
- a CDS encoding DUF116 domain-containing protein has product MFLRKSPYSLPPEQYGGGRKRIFIGLMLASCILLCLALCFFLILPWSDLGAGLRWLPLLSMAVGGLGIAVLAWLCLTLVFHIYTGLPLPGMHGVRHVIIRLFFPLMELLAKAVGIDRNKVRRSFVKVNNELVLAVRRPVVPSELLLLLPHCVQNSVCPRRLTHKVDLCARCGQCQVGSLLDLRDRYGIQFAIATGGTIARRIVVQTRPRCIVAVACERDLTSGIQDSYPLPVFGVLNQRPCGPCLDTLAPLTALEEVIRLFLGLSETAAGACQRGRA; this is encoded by the coding sequence ATGTTCTTGCGCAAATCCCCCTATTCCCTGCCTCCCGAACAATACGGCGGCGGCCGCAAACGAATTTTTATCGGCCTGATGCTGGCCTCCTGCATCTTGCTGTGTCTGGCGCTCTGTTTTTTTCTGATCCTGCCCTGGTCCGATCTGGGCGCTGGCCTGCGCTGGCTGCCGCTGCTCAGCATGGCGGTGGGGGGATTGGGCATTGCGGTTCTGGCCTGGCTCTGCCTGACCCTGGTTTTTCATATTTACACCGGCTTGCCTTTACCCGGCATGCACGGCGTGCGGCATGTGATCATCCGCCTGTTTTTTCCGCTGATGGAATTGCTGGCCAAAGCTGTGGGCATTGACCGCAACAAGGTGCGGCGTTCTTTTGTCAAGGTGAACAATGAGCTGGTGCTGGCGGTGCGCCGTCCTGTGGTCCCGAGCGAACTGCTGCTTCTGCTGCCGCATTGCGTGCAGAACAGCGTTTGCCCGCGCCGCTTGACGCATAAGGTGGACCTTTGCGCGCGTTGCGGACAATGCCAAGTGGGCAGCCTTCTGGACCTGCGCGACCGTTACGGCATTCAGTTCGCCATTGCCACGGGCGGCACCATTGCCCGCCGCATTGTGGTCCAGACCAGGCCGCGCTGCATTGTGGCAGTCGCCTGTGAGCGCGACCTGACCTCCGGCATTCAGGACAGCTATCCCTTGCCGGTTTTTGGCGTGCTCAATCAGCGGCCTTGCGGTCCCTGTCTGGATACCTTGGCGCCGCTGACGGCTCTGGAAGAGGTCATCCGTCTTTTTCTCGGCCTTTCAGAAACGGCTGCGGGCGCATGCCAGAGGGGACGGGCGTGA